In Synechocystis sp. PCC 6714, the following are encoded in one genomic region:
- the pyrF gene encoding orotidine-5'-phosphate decarboxylase, which produces MTPDQVIVALDVPDLPKAIALVDRLPGVGFWKVGLELFVGAGPVILAELKGRGKRIFLDLKFHDIPNTVLGACLSASRYEVDLLTLHATAGSEALTLAAQAMAPLPHAPKLLAITLLTSIGDRQLREELHQSLAVEDYVNAMAQLAQNTGIDGAVCSPQEVAKLRQTCGPDFLLVTPGVRPLWSVQGDQKRVMTPSQAIAAGANYVVIGRPITAAPNPEAAWERLCQDLAP; this is translated from the coding sequence ATGACCCCAGACCAAGTAATTGTTGCCCTAGATGTGCCGGATTTGCCCAAGGCGATCGCCCTGGTGGATCGTTTGCCGGGGGTGGGTTTTTGGAAAGTGGGACTGGAATTGTTTGTGGGGGCGGGGCCGGTCATTTTGGCGGAATTAAAAGGCCGGGGTAAGAGGATTTTTTTAGATCTGAAATTCCACGACATTCCCAACACGGTTTTAGGAGCCTGCCTTTCCGCCAGTCGATACGAAGTAGATCTACTAACTCTCCATGCCACAGCGGGAAGCGAAGCTTTAACCCTAGCCGCCCAAGCCATGGCTCCGTTGCCCCATGCCCCTAAGCTGTTGGCCATTACCCTGCTCACCAGCATTGGCGATCGCCAGCTACGGGAAGAGTTACACCAATCCTTAGCAGTGGAGGATTACGTCAACGCCATGGCCCAGTTGGCCCAAAATACTGGCATTGATGGAGCAGTGTGTTCCCCCCAGGAAGTGGCTAAGCTGAGGCAAACCTGTGGCCCGGACTTTTTGCTGGTTACTCCCGGCGTGCGGCCCCTCTGGTCTGTCCAGGGCGACCAAAAACGGGTCATGACTCCCTCCCAGGCGATCGCCGCTGGGGCAAATTATGTTGTCATTGGCCGACCCATCACCGCTGCCCCCAATCCCGAAGCCGCTTGGGAAAGATTATGCCAAGACCTCGCCCCCTAG
- the smc gene encoding chromosome segregation protein SMC, translating to MVYVKRIELSHFKSFGGTTAIPFLPGFTVVSGPNGSGKSNILDALLFCLGLATSKGMRAERLPDLVNNTFKGNRGSSEASVSVTFELNDGLEQLEKSERTPTDGENGQNGNRAKISKEWTVTRRLKVTKGGSYSSNYYINGEQATVAELHEQLNELRIYPEGYNIVLQGDVTRIITMNSKERREIIDELAGVAEFDRKIVKTKETLGEVQDREERCQIIATELERSLERLAADRQKAEKYQALRQQVQEKQSWEKVIQYKAIVQQRQKLCQQLEQNQQQSSQIDQALGQRNRAIQTQQMELEKLNAQVKALGEEEQLAVAAQLATQKAQREQLQQRYNDGDRQITDHQQQVGKIQGEISQSQQQFLQIQQEQSFHNTQTLPQLEAAVQGSQQQLEQLRHQSQAIASASEAWVQEQTKLSRTVNQLQDELTPQRSQRAQLEERQQQLIQSLADLTPLLAKVSTELQEKQISQNHFRMQGETLTAQIQTLASDLAQLEQERSLLQETQTRLLKEQQEKQRQLDKLEAASQAQQEVQGTYATKVILQSDLPGVCGLVAQLGQVEPRYQLALEIAAGGRLGFLVVEDDGVAAAGIEILKQAKAGRATFLPLNKIRSPKTQNPNLSYANGYIDLAVNLIDGDRRYAEIFAFVFGNTLVFDTLANARAHLGKHRLVTLDGDLLEASGAMSGGSRNQRSGLRFGTMVNEDTTEVKQLRQRLHDIQQVQGRNEELLLERSVRSKQLTQQLMEMRQQQREVQLHGEQTERDIVRLSQQQTEINQQKINQQQKLQELEENLALLQQSLPPLEQQLTLAQQQLTALETSQTHQQWQTIQSQIRTVEAEHQAQLQVLRQGEDHLKDLHNSSQRLEEKIAQAQEKIAQHQAQDRTLAQEQAQLKIALAEMDSAIQTTEAQLAKLSEKLGTTKQARDRLEQQLTQLRNQQQEQQWQWEKLQTNQRQCQENLGQLEHQLGQLEQDLPDPLPEIPLLQDRDEGSLDFGNILDELQRSIRNGQKRLEAMEPVNMLALEEYQKTEARLGELSEKLQTIAGERTELLLRVENFTTLRRRSFQDAFDAVNKNFQIIFAELSDGDGYLQLDDPEDPFNGGLNLVAHPKGKPVRRLSSMSGGEKSLTALSFIFALQRYRPSPFYGFDEVDMFLDGANVEKLSKMVRKQAQQAQFIVVSLRRPMIEAAERTIGVTQARGAHTQVLGIKL from the coding sequence ATGGTTTATGTCAAGCGCATCGAACTATCCCATTTCAAATCCTTTGGGGGAACCACCGCCATTCCTTTTTTGCCGGGGTTTACGGTGGTGTCTGGCCCCAATGGTTCAGGCAAATCTAACATCCTAGATGCATTGCTATTCTGCTTGGGGTTGGCCACCTCCAAGGGTATGCGGGCCGAACGATTGCCGGATTTGGTCAACAACACGTTTAAGGGTAATCGGGGTAGCTCCGAAGCTAGCGTTTCGGTGACGTTTGAATTGAACGATGGCCTAGAACAACTGGAAAAATCAGAACGGACCCCAACGGATGGGGAGAATGGCCAAAACGGTAATAGAGCAAAAATATCGAAGGAATGGACTGTTACCCGTCGCTTGAAGGTGACTAAGGGGGGAAGTTATTCCTCCAATTACTACATCAATGGAGAACAGGCCACCGTGGCGGAACTCCATGAACAGTTGAACGAATTGCGGATTTACCCGGAAGGCTACAACATCGTTTTGCAAGGGGATGTGACCCGCATTATTACGATGAATTCCAAAGAGCGGCGGGAAATCATTGATGAGTTGGCGGGGGTGGCAGAATTTGACCGGAAAATTGTCAAAACCAAGGAAACCCTGGGGGAAGTGCAGGACCGGGAAGAGCGTTGTCAAATCATTGCTACGGAGTTGGAGCGGAGTTTAGAACGCTTGGCGGCCGATCGCCAGAAGGCGGAAAAATATCAGGCTCTGCGGCAACAGGTACAGGAAAAACAAAGCTGGGAAAAGGTCATTCAGTACAAAGCGATAGTCCAACAACGGCAAAAATTGTGCCAACAATTGGAGCAGAATCAACAACAATCCAGTCAAATTGATCAGGCCTTGGGGCAACGCAATCGGGCTATTCAAACTCAACAAATGGAGTTGGAAAAACTCAATGCCCAGGTAAAAGCCCTGGGGGAAGAAGAACAGTTGGCCGTGGCAGCCCAATTAGCCACCCAAAAGGCCCAACGGGAGCAATTGCAGCAACGCTATAACGACGGCGATCGCCAAATTACAGATCATCAACAGCAGGTGGGTAAAATCCAAGGGGAAATTAGCCAGAGTCAACAACAATTTTTGCAAATTCAACAGGAACAATCCTTCCATAACACCCAAACTTTGCCCCAGCTGGAAGCCGCAGTGCAGGGGAGTCAGCAACAACTAGAACAACTCCGTCACCAGTCCCAGGCGATCGCCTCCGCCTCCGAAGCATGGGTGCAGGAACAAACCAAACTCAGTCGCACTGTGAACCAATTGCAGGACGAGCTAACTCCCCAGCGTAGTCAACGGGCCCAGCTAGAAGAACGTCAACAGCAATTGATCCAAAGTCTGGCGGATTTAACCCCCCTGCTGGCAAAAGTTTCTACCGAATTGCAGGAAAAGCAGATTAGCCAAAACCATTTCAGAATGCAGGGGGAAACATTAACAGCCCAAATTCAAACCCTAGCTAGCGATTTGGCCCAATTGGAACAGGAACGGAGTTTATTGCAGGAAACCCAAACCCGTTTGCTCAAGGAACAACAGGAAAAACAACGGCAGTTGGATAAGTTGGAGGCGGCCAGCCAGGCCCAACAGGAAGTGCAGGGGACCTATGCCACCAAAGTAATTTTGCAGTCCGATCTACCCGGGGTTTGTGGTTTAGTGGCCCAATTGGGCCAGGTGGAGCCTCGCTATCAACTGGCGCTGGAAATTGCGGCGGGGGGACGCTTAGGTTTTCTGGTGGTGGAAGATGACGGCGTGGCGGCGGCGGGCATTGAAATTCTCAAGCAGGCCAAAGCGGGGCGGGCCACTTTTTTGCCCCTGAATAAAATTCGTTCTCCCAAAACCCAAAATCCCAACCTCAGTTACGCCAACGGTTACATTGACCTGGCAGTGAATTTGATCGACGGCGATCGCCGTTACGCAGAGATTTTTGCCTTTGTTTTTGGCAATACATTAGTGTTTGATACCCTGGCCAATGCGAGGGCCCATTTGGGCAAACATCGCCTGGTCACCCTGGACGGGGATTTATTGGAAGCCAGCGGGGCCATGAGTGGGGGTAGTCGTAATCAACGCTCAGGGTTACGTTTTGGCACCATGGTTAACGAAGACACCACGGAAGTAAAGCAATTACGCCAACGTCTGCACGACATCCAACAGGTACAAGGCCGTAACGAAGAACTATTGCTAGAAAGAAGTGTCCGCAGTAAACAATTGACCCAACAGTTAATGGAAATGCGGCAACAACAGCGGGAAGTGCAACTCCATGGCGAGCAAACGGAACGGGACATTGTCCGTCTCAGCCAACAACAAACGGAAATTAACCAACAAAAAATTAATCAACAGCAAAAACTCCAAGAGTTAGAAGAAAATTTAGCTCTGTTACAACAATCTTTGCCACCATTGGAGCAACAGCTAACTTTAGCCCAACAACAATTGACTGCGTTGGAAACGTCCCAAACCCATCAGCAGTGGCAAACTATTCAAAGCCAAATTCGTACCGTGGAAGCGGAACATCAAGCTCAGTTACAGGTGTTGCGGCAGGGGGAAGATCACCTCAAAGATTTACATAACAGCAGTCAAAGACTGGAGGAAAAAATTGCCCAAGCCCAGGAAAAAATTGCCCAACATCAAGCCCAGGATCGAACCTTGGCCCAGGAACAGGCCCAGTTGAAAATAGCTTTGGCAGAAATGGATAGTGCCATCCAAACAACGGAAGCACAATTGGCTAAACTGTCGGAAAAACTTGGCACCACCAAGCAAGCCAGGGACCGGCTGGAACAACAACTTACCCAACTCCGCAATCAACAGCAGGAACAACAATGGCAGTGGGAAAAGTTACAAACTAATCAACGGCAATGTCAGGAAAATTTAGGCCAATTGGAACATCAATTGGGACAACTGGAACAGGATTTACCCGATCCTCTGCCGGAAATTCCCCTGCTCCAAGACCGGGACGAAGGAAGTTTGGATTTTGGCAATATTTTGGATGAGTTACAGCGTTCCATCCGCAATGGACAAAAGCGTTTAGAAGCCATGGAACCAGTCAATATGCTGGCTTTGGAAGAGTATCAAAAAACTGAGGCTCGTCTGGGGGAACTATCGGAAAAGTTACAAACCATTGCTGGGGAAAGGACGGAATTATTGCTCAGGGTTGAAAATTTTACTACCCTCCGTCGCCGTTCTTTTCAGGATGCTTTCGACGCAGTTAATAAGAACTTTCAAATCATTTTTGCAGAGCTTTCCGATGGAGACGGTTATTTACAATTGGATGACCCAGAAGACCCCTTTAACGGTGGCTTAAACCTAGTGGCTCATCCCAAAGGTAAACCAGTGCGCCGTCTGAGTTCCATGTCCGGCGGGGAAAAGTCATTAACGGCGCTGAGTTTTATTTTTGCTCTGCAACGCTATCGTCCTTCCCCCTTTTATGGCTTTGATGAGGTGGATATGTTTTTGGATGGGGCCAATGTGGAAAAACTGTCCAAAATGGTGCGGAAACAGGCCCAACAGGCTCAGTTTATTGTGGTTAGCCTCCGTCGTCCCATGATTGAAGCGGCGGAACGTACCATTGGTGTAACCCAGGCCCGGGGAGCCCACACCCAGGTGCTGGGCATTAAGTTGTAA
- a CDS encoding DUF922 domain-containing Zn-dependent protease codes for MFVKPALFSPLIIILGLLWPVNTTAEPAVQIEYKYYSIYPKNKWDLNRELDQRSPIIFQGKRYRGYTQWLVRWQYRWWSTAQDCKITNVTTNLNVTYTLPRIPPNHPAEPETRRVFGRYLAALFKHEENHKNSGLYAARAIEKALLNLGSFPNCQSLQTRAESIAQQIVYQYRQRDLDYDRQTDHGRKEGIMIENFLR; via the coding sequence ATGTTTGTTAAACCAGCATTGTTTAGCCCATTAATAATTATTCTGGGACTGCTTTGGCCGGTAAATACCACGGCGGAACCGGCCGTTCAAATCGAATATAAGTATTACTCCATTTACCCCAAAAATAAATGGGATTTAAATCGCGAATTAGACCAACGTAGCCCGATTATTTTCCAAGGAAAACGTTACCGGGGTTATACCCAATGGCTCGTACGCTGGCAGTATCGATGGTGGTCCACTGCCCAGGATTGCAAAATCACCAATGTCACCACCAACCTAAATGTCACCTACACTTTGCCCCGCATTCCCCCTAACCATCCCGCTGAACCGGAAACCCGGCGGGTTTTTGGGCGTTACCTGGCTGCTCTCTTTAAACATGAAGAAAATCACAAAAATTCTGGTCTTTATGCCGCTAGGGCCATTGAGAAAGCCCTACTAAATTTAGGTTCATTTCCCAACTGTCAAAGTTTACAAACTAGGGCGGAAAGCATCGCCCAACAAATTGTCTACCAGTATCGCCAAAGGGATTTGGACTACGATCGCCAAACCGATCATGGGCGCAAAGAAGGTATTATGATCGAAAATTTTCTGCGTTAA
- the thrB gene encoding homoserine kinase, whose product MVSFTVSVPATTANIGPGFDCLGAALGLYNHVTVTSPTDPTTDLLIEARGRDGQKISAGKDNLLYQAIAYFYQQTGQAIPPLKLEIDLEIPLARGLGSSATAIVGGLLAANQVAGNPCTKMEILQMAIAMEGHPDNVAPALLGGCQLAVKNGQVWELIALDWPSKFVPVLAIPDFELSTEAARAVLPQQYDRSAAIFNASHLALLVQAFSQGRGDWLALALQDQIHQPYRQGLIPAYDQLHQAALNAGAYNLVISGAGPTLLAIADEVRAPQVASTLVETWHNAGITAESHCLPIDIQGATITKLRNN is encoded by the coding sequence ATGGTTAGTTTCACCGTTTCTGTGCCTGCCACCACCGCCAACATCGGCCCCGGTTTTGACTGTTTGGGGGCGGCCTTGGGATTGTATAACCATGTGACGGTAACTAGCCCTACGGATCCAACAACGGATTTGTTAATTGAAGCTAGGGGCAGGGATGGGCAAAAAATTAGTGCTGGTAAGGATAATTTGCTCTACCAGGCGATCGCCTACTTCTACCAACAAACGGGTCAGGCCATACCGCCATTAAAGCTGGAGATTGACTTGGAAATTCCTCTGGCCCGGGGTTTGGGGAGTTCCGCAACGGCCATTGTGGGGGGCCTATTGGCCGCCAATCAGGTGGCTGGCAATCCCTGTACTAAAATGGAAATTTTGCAGATGGCGATCGCCATGGAGGGCCATCCAGACAATGTGGCCCCAGCCCTGTTGGGAGGTTGCCAATTGGCGGTTAAAAATGGGCAAGTTTGGGAATTGATTGCCCTAGACTGGCCGAGCAAATTTGTGCCCGTGTTGGCCATTCCCGATTTTGAGCTATCCACCGAAGCGGCCCGGGCGGTTCTGCCCCAGCAGTATGACCGCAGTGCGGCCATTTTCAATGCTTCCCACCTAGCACTGTTGGTGCAAGCCTTTAGTCAAGGTCGGGGAGATTGGTTAGCCCTCGCCCTCCAGGATCAAATCCATCAGCCCTATCGCCAGGGTTTAATTCCTGCCTACGATCAACTACATCAAGCAGCCCTCAACGCCGGTGCCTACAACCTAGTCATTAGCGGTGCGGGGCCTACCCTCCTGGCGATCGCCGACGAAGTCCGGGCCCCCCAAGTGGCCTCCACCCTAGTGGAAACCTGGCATAATGCTGGCATTACAGCGGAAAGCCATTGTTTACCCATCGACATCCAGGGTGCAACAATCACAAAACTGAGAAATAACTAA
- a CDS encoding hemolysin family protein, giving the protein MLEIVPAIFIVLLGSGICSCAEAALFSVPLVKVRQLSQSNNPSALALQAIRHRMNRPIGTIVVLNNIFNIVGSITIGALATKHLQDAWMGIFSAVLTLLIIVFGEIIPKTLGERYATSIALLIAIPVRFLTLVFTPLVWLIEQITNPFTHGKRVPSTNEAEIKFLATLGYKEGVIEGDEEQMIQRVFQLNDLMAVDLMTPRVIITYLLGELTLAECQQDIIQSQHTRILIVDEYIDEVLGIALKQDLLTALIQGEGHKTIAELARPAQFVPEGMRADKLLKQFQEKREHLMVVIDEYGGVAGVITLEDVIEVLTGEIVDETDKNIDLQEIARKKRLALLKERGIAA; this is encoded by the coding sequence ATGCTGGAAATTGTACCGGCCATTTTCATTGTTTTGTTAGGCTCTGGCATTTGTTCCTGTGCAGAGGCGGCCCTATTTTCCGTACCCCTGGTGAAGGTGCGCCAGTTATCCCAGTCCAATAATCCTTCCGCCCTTGCCCTCCAAGCCATTCGTCATAGGATGAATCGCCCCATTGGCACCATTGTTGTGCTCAACAACATCTTTAATATTGTGGGCAGTATTACCATCGGGGCCCTGGCGACTAAACACCTCCAAGATGCGTGGATGGGAATTTTTTCTGCAGTTTTAACCTTGCTAATTATTGTCTTTGGCGAGATTATTCCTAAAACTTTGGGGGAAAGATATGCCACCAGCATTGCTCTTTTAATTGCTATACCAGTAAGATTTTTAACCTTAGTTTTTACCCCTTTAGTGTGGTTGATTGAACAAATTACCAATCCCTTTACCCACGGCAAAAGAGTGCCCAGCACCAACGAAGCAGAAATTAAATTCCTAGCTACCCTGGGCTATAAAGAGGGCGTGATTGAGGGGGATGAGGAGCAAATGATTCAGCGGGTTTTTCAGCTTAATGATTTGATGGCAGTGGATTTAATGACCCCAAGGGTGATTATCACCTATCTTTTGGGAGAGTTAACTTTAGCGGAATGTCAGCAGGATATTATCCAATCCCAACATACCCGTATTTTAATTGTTGATGAATATATTGATGAGGTGTTGGGCATTGCCCTCAAACAGGATTTGCTAACTGCTTTGATCCAAGGAGAAGGCCATAAAACCATTGCAGAATTAGCTCGACCGGCCCAATTTGTTCCAGAGGGTATGAGGGCTGATAAACTGTTGAAACAATTCCAGGAAAAACGGGAACATTTGATGGTGGTTATTGATGAGTATGGTGGCGTTGCTGGTGTGATAACCCTAGAAGACGTAATTGAAGTTTTAACGGGTGAAATTGTTGATGAAACCGATAAGAATATTGACCTCCAGGAAATTGCTCGCAAGAAAAGATTAGCTCTATTAAAAGAGCGGGGTATTGCGGCGTAG
- the fabI gene encoding enoyl-ACP reductase FabI yields the protein MLDLSGKHAFVTGIANNRSIAWGIAQQLHQAGAEIGVSYLPDEKGRFEKKVRELTEPLHPTLVLPGDVQDEAQVDALFDSVKEKWGKLDILIHCLAFADKSGLTGNYTDIPKEAFSQAMEISTYSLGRLARGAKPLMTSGGSIITLTYFGGVKVIPNYNLMGVAKAGLEMTVRYLAAELGPQNIRVNGISAGPIRTLASSAVGGILDMIHHVEEVAPLKRTVTQTEVGNTAAFLASDLSSGITGQIIYVDSGYEIMGM from the coding sequence ATGTTAGATCTCAGCGGTAAACACGCCTTCGTCACCGGCATCGCCAACAATCGTTCGATCGCCTGGGGCATTGCCCAACAACTACACCAAGCAGGGGCCGAAATTGGTGTTAGTTATCTCCCGGACGAAAAGGGTAGATTTGAAAAAAAAGTGCGGGAGTTGACGGAGCCTCTACATCCCACCCTAGTGTTACCGGGGGATGTGCAGGACGAAGCCCAAGTGGATGCCCTGTTTGATAGCGTCAAGGAAAAATGGGGCAAGCTCGATATTTTGATCCACTGCTTAGCCTTTGCCGACAAATCCGGTTTGACAGGGAACTACACTGATATTCCCAAGGAAGCTTTTAGCCAAGCGATGGAAATTAGTACTTATTCCCTTGGTCGTTTGGCCCGGGGCGCTAAGCCTTTGATGACCAGCGGTGGTAGCATTATCACCTTGACCTACTTTGGTGGGGTAAAGGTTATCCCCAACTACAACCTGATGGGGGTAGCTAAAGCGGGGCTAGAAATGACTGTGCGATATCTAGCGGCGGAATTAGGACCGCAAAATATCCGGGTTAACGGTATTTCCGCTGGCCCCATTCGTACTTTGGCTTCCTCGGCGGTGGGGGGCATTTTAGATATGATTCACCATGTGGAAGAAGTGGCTCCTCTGAAGCGAACGGTTACCCAAACGGAAGTGGGCAACACTGCCGCTTTTCTTGCTAGTGACCTCTCCAGCGGCATCACGGGGCAGATTATCTACGTCGATTCTGGCTATGAAATCATGGGTATGTAA
- the egtD gene encoding L-histidine N(alpha)-methyltransferase yields the protein MVPVENSPRLQIENRLLSHPQSYINHGQDVVAGLQHSPKTLPPHYFYDDRGSLLFEQICLLPEYYPTRTEAGILQAIAKELVEITGPCDLIELGSGSSTKTRILLDAFAGENIALRYIPVDISEAILKENAEAILATYPHLTVQGLVSTYQLALASLPDHNYPHRLMAFLGSSLGNFSPEDCQAFFEQVEQALDPGDYFLLGVDLCKPADILEAAYNDTQGVTAEFNLNMLRHLNWRFQGNFALDNFSHRAVFNQQKSQIEMYLRSGTKQTVRLESLGLTVDLQAGETILTEISRKFSLQANNPNAIPRQLADHGLEPLRVWTDDQQWFAAILSRVN from the coding sequence ATGGTCCCCGTTGAAAATTCCCCCCGCCTGCAGATAGAAAACCGCCTCCTCAGCCATCCCCAGAGTTATATCAACCATGGCCAGGATGTTGTAGCAGGTTTACAGCATTCCCCCAAAACCCTGCCGCCCCACTATTTTTACGATGACCGGGGCTCTCTACTGTTTGAGCAAATTTGTCTGTTACCGGAATATTATCCCACCCGCACGGAAGCCGGCATTCTCCAGGCGATCGCCAAGGAATTGGTGGAAATTACGGGCCCCTGTGACCTAATTGAATTGGGCAGTGGCAGTTCGACTAAAACGCGGATTTTGTTGGATGCTTTTGCAGGGGAAAATATTGCCCTGCGTTATATTCCCGTTGATATCAGTGAAGCGATTTTAAAAGAAAATGCGGAGGCTATTCTAGCCACCTATCCCCACTTAACAGTCCAAGGTTTAGTGAGTACCTATCAGTTGGCCTTAGCATCATTGCCCGACCATAATTATCCCCATCGTTTGATGGCCTTTTTAGGCAGTTCCCTCGGTAATTTTTCCCCTGAAGATTGTCAAGCATTCTTTGAGCAAGTGGAGCAAGCTTTAGATCCAGGGGATTACTTTTTGTTGGGGGTGGATTTATGCAAACCTGCTGATATTTTGGAAGCCGCCTATAACGATACCCAGGGGGTAACGGCGGAATTTAATTTAAATATGTTGCGCCATTTAAATTGGCGTTTCCAGGGTAACTTTGCATTAGATAACTTTTCCCACCGGGCTGTATTTAATCAGCAAAAATCCCAAATTGAAATGTATTTACGCAGTGGCACTAAGCAAACGGTACGGCTGGAAAGTCTTGGTTTGACCGTGGATCTGCAAGCTGGGGAAACGATTCTGACGGAAATATCCCGCAAGTTTTCCCTCCAGGCTAACAATCCCAACGCTATTCCCCGTCAATTGGCTGACCACGGTTTGGAGCCACTGCGGGTTTGGACTGATGATCAACAATGGTTTGCCGCGATTTTGAGCCGGGTCAACTAG
- a CDS encoding four-carbon acid sugar kinase family protein, which translates to MADPTKIIVIDDDPTGSQTVHSCLLLMQWDVETLRQGLRDESPIFFILSNTRALPPIQAEQVVAEVCRNLKTALVAETIDHYLVVSRSDSTLRGHYPLETDVINRELGPFDAHFLVPAFFEGGRVTKDSTHYLIVDGQLVPVAETEFAQDSVFGYHHSYLPDYVAEKTQGKIGAAQVERITLGELSSTISTSPDNSLGDRLMGFRDNQCVVVDGETQQDFDRLAENMLTASDRGKHFLLRSAASILTSLANLGAQPVAPAAMASYKPTDKPGVILVGSHVQKTTEQLTALLKDETVQGIEIPVQQLRDNPASEVQIIDDALMAVNAIRAEGKTPVVYTSRGELSFASVQARLDFGVTLSQVLMKIVQQLPQDISFLISKGGITSNDVLSVGLQLTSVRLLGQIIPGCSLVRTAEDHPRFPLLPVVLFPGNVGNVRGLATVYERLSKKSGS; encoded by the coding sequence ATGGCTGACCCCACTAAAATCATTGTCATTGATGATGACCCCACCGGCTCCCAAACAGTTCACAGTTGCCTGTTGCTGATGCAGTGGGACGTGGAAACTCTGCGCCAAGGTCTGCGGGATGAAAGTCCCATCTTTTTTATCCTCAGTAATACTAGGGCGTTACCCCCAATCCAAGCAGAACAGGTGGTGGCGGAAGTTTGTCGAAATTTAAAGACCGCCCTGGTCGCAGAAACCATTGATCATTATTTGGTGGTGAGTCGCTCCGATTCCACCCTGCGGGGCCATTACCCCCTGGAAACCGACGTAATTAATCGGGAGTTGGGCCCTTTTGATGCCCATTTTTTGGTGCCGGCCTTTTTTGAAGGAGGAAGGGTGACAAAAGATAGTACGCACTATCTAATTGTAGATGGGCAGTTAGTCCCCGTAGCGGAAACGGAATTTGCCCAGGATTCCGTATTTGGCTATCACCATAGTTATTTGCCCGATTATGTGGCGGAAAAAACCCAAGGTAAGATCGGTGCGGCCCAAGTGGAGCGCATTACCCTAGGGGAGCTTAGTAGCACTATCAGTACCTCCCCTGACAATTCCTTAGGCGATCGCCTGATGGGTTTTAGGGATAACCAATGCGTGGTGGTGGACGGAGAAACCCAACAAGATTTTGATCGCCTGGCGGAAAATATGTTGACGGCCAGTGACCGGGGCAAACATTTCCTCCTGCGGAGTGCGGCCAGTATTCTCACTTCTTTGGCCAATTTGGGGGCTCAACCGGTGGCACCAGCGGCCATGGCCAGCTATAAACCTACAGACAAACCGGGGGTAATTTTGGTGGGTTCCCATGTGCAAAAAACCACTGAACAATTGACGGCCTTGCTCAAGGATGAAACGGTGCAGGGCATTGAAATTCCAGTGCAACAATTGCGGGACAATCCTGCCAGTGAAGTTCAAATTATTGACGATGCCTTGATGGCAGTTAACGCCATTAGAGCCGAGGGAAAAACACCAGTAGTTTACACTAGTCGCGGAGAATTAAGTTTTGCTTCAGTACAAGCACGACTTGATTTTGGAGTCACCCTGTCCCAAGTATTAATGAAAATCGTTCAGCAGCTGCCCCAGGACATTAGTTTTCTCATCAGCAAAGGGGGTATTACTTCTAACGATGTACTGAGTGTGGGGTTGCAGTTAACTTCCGTGCGACTGTTGGGGCAAATTATTCCCGGTTGTTCCCTAGTGAGAACTGCCGAGGATCATCCCCGTTTTCCCCTTTTGCCAGTGGTATTGTTTCCAGGTAATGTGGGCAATGTCAGGGGTTTAGCTACGGTTTACGAACGCTTGTCCAAAAAATCTGGTTCTTGA
- a CDS encoding tetratricopeptide repeat protein, whose translation MVANSQGQFEQKFEEGKAAFDRGRYRQSIVLFEEAVKLSPGASRRGGEAQLWLAMAHQAAGDVTTAKQICRRLVRHPHPECRKQGQQVLEILQAPQLTRPKEWLTPIPDLTNQENSKPATPRMVRRSGRSKPEPPPIRFEDTRRMNTKDNGFIFAAIAFLAVLLGVTYWWSS comes from the coding sequence ATGGTCGCCAATAGTCAAGGGCAATTTGAGCAAAAATTTGAAGAAGGGAAGGCCGCTTTTGACCGGGGACGCTATCGTCAAAGCATTGTCCTTTTTGAAGAAGCAGTTAAACTTTCCCCGGGGGCATCTCGTCGGGGAGGGGAAGCCCAGTTGTGGCTAGCTATGGCCCACCAGGCCGCAGGGGATGTGACCACTGCCAAACAAATTTGCCGCAGGCTAGTGCGCCATCCCCATCCTGAATGCCGTAAACAAGGGCAACAGGTGCTAGAAATCCTCCAAGCTCCCCAGTTGACCCGCCCCAAGGAATGGTTAACGCCAATTCCGGATTTAACTAACCAGGAAAATAGCAAACCAGCCACTCCCCGCATGGTGCGCCGTTCCGGTCGTTCCAAACCAGAACCTCCGCCAATTCGGTTTGAAGATACCCGCAGAATGAATACCAAAGACAATGGTTTTATCTTTGCGGCGATCGCCTTTTTGGCCGTTTTGCTGGGGGTGACCTATTGGTGGAGTTCCTAG